A part of Acidimicrobiales bacterium genomic DNA contains:
- a CDS encoding acyl-CoA carboxylase subunit beta, which produces MPEHPLSERLEELNKRKEQAYHAGSERAVERQHARGKLLARERVEYLLDEGSFHELDLLARTRASALDERPYTDGVITGWGTVDGRRVFVFSQDFTVFGGALGEVFAEKIHKIMDMALKVGAPVIGINDGAGARIQEGVVSLAMYGGIFYRNVAASGVVPQVSVIMGPCAGGAVYSPAMTDFVFMVQDTSYMFITGPDVVKTVTGEEVTQQELGGATTHATKSGVAAFTAPDDRTCLDGVRYLLSYLPSNNLEEPPWFAPTDDPRRRTPELSELMPASPNLPYDMHDVIRAVVDDGEFLEYFPQWARNLVCGFGRLDGHPVGIVGNQPLVLAGVLDIESSEKGARFVRTCDAFNIPIVTFVDVPGFLPGTDQEYGGIIRHGAKLLYAYCESTVPRIQVITRKAYGGAYVVMNSKSIGADLAYAWPSAELAVMGPQGAVEIVYRRELQAAADPVARRAELVEEYTERYANPYLAAERGYVDDVIDPADTRALLIDGLAMLRSKREELPRRKHGNVPL; this is translated from the coding sequence GTGCCCGAGCACCCGCTGTCCGAACGCCTGGAGGAGCTGAACAAGCGGAAGGAGCAGGCGTACCACGCGGGGTCGGAACGGGCCGTCGAGCGCCAGCACGCCAGGGGGAAGCTGCTCGCCAGGGAGCGGGTCGAGTACCTGCTCGACGAGGGGTCGTTCCACGAGCTCGACCTGCTGGCCCGCACCAGGGCCTCGGCGCTCGACGAGCGGCCCTACACCGACGGGGTCATCACCGGCTGGGGCACCGTCGACGGCCGCCGGGTGTTCGTGTTCTCGCAGGACTTCACCGTGTTCGGCGGCGCCCTCGGCGAGGTGTTCGCCGAGAAGATCCACAAGATCATGGACATGGCGCTGAAGGTCGGGGCGCCGGTCATCGGCATCAACGACGGCGCCGGCGCCCGCATCCAGGAGGGCGTCGTCTCCCTCGCCATGTACGGCGGGATCTTCTACCGGAACGTGGCCGCCAGCGGGGTGGTGCCCCAGGTCAGCGTGATCATGGGCCCGTGCGCCGGCGGCGCCGTCTACAGCCCGGCCATGACCGACTTCGTGTTCATGGTCCAGGACACGTCGTACATGTTCATCACCGGGCCGGACGTGGTGAAGACGGTGACCGGCGAGGAGGTGACCCAGCAGGAGCTGGGCGGCGCCACCACCCACGCCACCAAGTCGGGGGTCGCCGCGTTCACCGCGCCGGACGACCGCACCTGCCTCGACGGCGTCCGGTACCTGCTCTCCTACCTCCCCTCCAACAACCTGGAGGAGCCGCCCTGGTTCGCGCCGACCGACGACCCGCGCCGGCGCACCCCGGAGCTGTCCGAGCTCATGCCGGCGTCGCCGAACCTGCCCTACGACATGCACGACGTGATCAGGGCGGTCGTCGACGACGGCGAGTTCCTCGAGTACTTCCCCCAGTGGGCCCGCAACCTCGTGTGCGGCTTCGGCCGGCTGGACGGCCACCCGGTCGGCATCGTCGGCAACCAGCCGCTCGTGCTGGCCGGCGTGCTCGACATCGAGTCGTCGGAGAAGGGCGCCCGCTTCGTCCGCACCTGCGACGCGTTCAACATCCCGATCGTCACGTTCGTGGACGTGCCCGGGTTCCTGCCCGGCACCGACCAGGAGTACGGCGGCATCATCCGCCACGGCGCCAAGCTGCTGTACGCCTACTGCGAGTCGACCGTCCCCCGCATCCAGGTCATCACCCGGAAGGCCTACGGCGGCGCCTACGTCGTCATGAACTCCAAGTCGATCGGCGCCGACCTCGCCTACGCCTGGCCGTCGGCCGAGCTGGCCGTGATGGGCCCCCAGGGCGCGGTCGAGATCGTCTACCGCCGCGAGCTCCAAGCCGCCGCCGACCCGGTCGCCCGCCGGGCCGAGCTGGTCGAGGAGTACACCGAGCGCTACGCCAACCCGTACCTGGCCGCCGAGCGGGGCTACGTGGACGACGTGATCGACCCGGCCGACACCCGCGCCCTGCTGATCGACGGGCTCGCCATGCTCCGGTCCAAGCGCGAGGAGCTGCCCCGGCGCAAGCACGGGAACGTGCCGCTGTGA
- a CDS encoding DUF3050 domain-containing protein, producing the protein MRWASVDDAPPADVRSLLDTLASSRARVAGHRVVAAPPDRRTVVALVEHHVFAVWDHASLLEVTRPHLAQLGLEAPPPVDVLAYADVMDEVGADTRPVRRFLALVAAGVEVRGALVMAEVPAGARRFVTNTWHTVATGSALERAAMFCFGRDDLVPDALRRSLAGVAPLARWLDRHLPADGGAGAEAAFALLATLCRHEDDWRLALATASEALAARTRLWDAVEASLAAAAGRPRAAVAGAERVARR; encoded by the coding sequence ATGCGCTGGGCCAGCGTCGACGACGCGCCGCCCGCCGACGTGCGGTCGCTGCTCGACACCCTCGCCTCCAGCCGGGCCCGGGTGGCGGGGCATCGCGTCGTCGCGGCCCCGCCGGACCGTCGCACGGTCGTCGCCCTCGTCGAGCACCACGTGTTCGCCGTGTGGGACCACGCCTCGCTGCTCGAGGTGACCCGGCCCCACCTGGCCCAGCTCGGGCTGGAGGCGCCGCCGCCGGTCGACGTCCTCGCCTACGCCGACGTGATGGACGAGGTCGGCGCCGACACCCGGCCGGTGCGCCGGTTCCTCGCGCTGGTGGCGGCCGGCGTCGAGGTCCGGGGCGCGCTGGTGATGGCCGAGGTGCCGGCCGGCGCCCGGCGGTTCGTCACCAACACCTGGCACACGGTCGCCACCGGGTCGGCCCTCGAGCGGGCGGCGATGTTCTGCTTCGGGCGCGACGACCTCGTCCCCGACGCCCTCCGCCGCTCCCTCGCCGGGGTCGCCCCGCTGGCCCGCTGGCTCGACCGGCACCTGCCGGCCGACGGCGGCGCCGGCGCGGAGGCGGCGTTCGCGCTGCTGGCCACCCTGTGCCGGCACGAGGACGACTGGCGCCTCGCGCTCGCGACGGCCAGCGAGGCGCTGGCCGCCCGGACGCGCCTGTGGGACGCCGTCGAGGCGTCGCTGGCCGCGGCCGCCGGACGGCCCCGCGCCGCCGTCGCCGGCGCCGAGCGGGTCGCCCGCCGCTGA
- the ugpC gene encoding sn-glycerol-3-phosphate ABC transporter ATP-binding protein UgpC: MAEIVLDKVTKRYPDGTEAVKAADFTIKDGEFFILVGPSGCGKSTLLNMIVGLEDITDGELKVGGRVVNDVDPKDRNMAMVFQSYAIYPHMTVRENMAFPLKLAKVPDGEIRKRVEDAAKILELTDHLDRKPGNLSGGQRQRVAMGRAIVREPEAFLMDEPLSNLDAKLRVQMRTEISRLQQRLGTTTVYVTHDQVEAMTLGDRVAVLRKGEVLQVGSPRDLYTDPVNLFVAGFIGSPSMNFLPATLRGTTVELPMCSFELPEDLRSRMGDAGDRRVICGIRPEQFEDAEIVGEAKATGPTFRAKVDVIEWMGSELYAYFDVEGDAAQELNQLADDLETAEMTEGGRTRVVARLDAASRAKEGEEVELWLDARRIHLFDAETGDNLTCSARSGSGDGQAADGTGRSVGATSATAGT; encoded by the coding sequence ATGGCTGAGATCGTCCTCGACAAGGTGACCAAGCGGTATCCCGACGGGACGGAGGCGGTGAAGGCCGCCGACTTCACCATCAAGGACGGCGAGTTCTTCATCCTGGTCGGCCCGTCCGGCTGCGGGAAGTCGACCCTGCTCAACATGATCGTCGGGCTGGAGGACATCACCGACGGCGAGCTGAAGGTCGGCGGCCGGGTCGTCAACGACGTCGACCCGAAGGACCGCAACATGGCGATGGTCTTCCAGAGCTACGCCATCTACCCGCACATGACCGTGCGGGAGAACATGGCGTTCCCGCTGAAGCTGGCCAAGGTGCCCGACGGCGAGATCCGCAAGCGGGTCGAGGACGCGGCGAAGATCCTCGAGCTCACCGACCACCTCGACCGCAAGCCCGGCAACCTGTCCGGCGGCCAGCGCCAGCGGGTGGCCATGGGCCGGGCCATCGTGCGGGAGCCCGAGGCGTTCCTGATGGACGAGCCCCTGTCGAACCTCGACGCCAAGCTGCGCGTGCAGATGCGGACCGAGATCTCCCGGCTCCAGCAGCGGCTGGGCACGACCACCGTCTACGTCACCCACGACCAGGTCGAGGCCATGACCCTCGGCGACCGGGTGGCGGTGCTCCGCAAGGGCGAGGTCCTCCAGGTCGGCTCGCCGCGGGACCTCTACACCGACCCCGTCAACCTGTTCGTCGCCGGGTTCATCGGCTCCCCGTCCATGAACTTCCTGCCCGCCACGCTGCGGGGGACGACCGTCGAGCTGCCGATGTGCTCGTTCGAGCTGCCCGAGGACCTGCGCTCCCGCATGGGCGACGCCGGTGACCGCCGGGTCATCTGCGGGATCCGGCCCGAGCAGTTCGAGGACGCCGAGATCGTCGGCGAGGCCAAGGCCACCGGCCCGACGTTCCGGGCCAAGGTCGACGTCATCGAGTGGATGGGCTCGGAGCTGTACGCCTACTTCGACGTCGAGGGCGACGCCGCGCAGGAGCTCAACCAGCTGGCCGACGACCTGGAGACGGCGGAGATGACCGAGGGCGGGCGGACCAGGGTCGTCGCCCGCCTCGACGCCGCCAGCCGGGCCAAGGAGGGCGAGGAGGTCGAGCTGTGGCTCGACGCCCGCCGCATCCACCTCTTCGACGCCGAGACCGGCGACAACCTCACGTGCTCGGCCAGGTCCGGCTCGGGCGACGGCCAGGCCGCCGACGGCACAGGCCGCTCCGTGGGCGCCACCTCGGCGACGGCCGGCACGTAG
- a CDS encoding carbohydrate ABC transporter permease → MRERTGLEKFLWALGSIVIVLYALIPVAWIVSLSLKPTDELTNGKFFPRSPSLDNYSAIFDDPQFPAALRNSIGIALISTVLAVILATFAAYAIVRLDFPGKTLVLSGALAIAMFPSISIIGPLFNMWRTLHLFDTWPGLIIPYMTFTLPLAIWTLSAFFREIPWDLDKAARVDGATPFQAFRRVIAPLAAPGVFTSAILVFIFAWNDFLFATSLTSTNRARTVPAALAFFTGSSQFDFPTGSIAAASVVVTIPIIVMVLLFQRRIVAGLTSGAVKG, encoded by the coding sequence ATGAGGGAGCGCACCGGCCTCGAGAAGTTCCTGTGGGCGCTCGGGTCGATCGTGATCGTGCTGTACGCGCTGATCCCCGTGGCCTGGATCGTGTCGCTGTCGCTGAAGCCGACCGACGAGCTGACCAACGGCAAGTTCTTCCCGCGCAGCCCGAGCCTCGACAACTACTCCGCCATCTTCGACGACCCCCAGTTCCCGGCCGCCCTCCGCAACTCGATCGGGATCGCGCTCATCTCGACGGTGCTGGCCGTGATCCTGGCGACGTTCGCGGCGTACGCCATCGTCCGCCTCGACTTCCCGGGCAAGACGCTGGTGCTGTCGGGGGCGCTGGCCATCGCCATGTTCCCGTCGATCTCGATCATCGGCCCGCTGTTCAACATGTGGCGGACCCTGCACCTGTTCGACACGTGGCCCGGGCTGATCATCCCCTACATGACCTTCACCCTGCCCCTCGCCATCTGGACCCTGTCGGCGTTCTTCCGGGAGATCCCGTGGGACCTCGACAAGGCGGCGCGCGTCGACGGGGCCACCCCGTTCCAGGCCTTCCGCCGGGTGATCGCCCCGCTCGCCGCCCCCGGCGTGTTCACCTCGGCGATCCTCGTGTTCATCTTCGCCTGGAACGACTTCCTGTTCGCGACGTCGCTGACGTCGACCAACCGGGCGAGGACGGTGCCGGCCGCCCTCGCCTTCTTCACGGGGAGCTCGCAGTTCGACTTCCCGACCGGCTCGATCGCCGCCGCCTCCGTGGTGGTGACGATCCCCATCATCGTGATGGTGCTGCTCTTCCAACGGCGGATCGTCGCCGGGCTGACGTCCGGCGCCGTCAAGGGCTGA